A window of the Musa acuminata AAA Group cultivar baxijiao unplaced genomic scaffold, Cavendish_Baxijiao_AAA HiC_scaffold_1072, whole genome shotgun sequence genome harbors these coding sequences:
- the LOC103974663 gene encoding cytochrome P450 CYP73A100, with protein MAKLAVITLVAVASAYAAKSFFPDLSPFFLSLPLLLLLPFALFSGSGSDTPPGPVSFPIVGNWLQVGNDLNHRNLVDMAKKYGNVFLLRLGARNLVVVSDPKLATEVLHTQGVEFGSRPRNVVWDIFTDNGKDMVFTEYGDHWRKMRRIMTLPFFTNKVVQQYREMWEEEMDMVVRDLRGDRVAQTEGVVVRRRMQLMLYNIMYRMMFDARFESMSDPLFQQATRFNSERSRLAQSFEYNYGDFIPILRPFLKGYLNKCRDLQSRRLAFFNDNYVEKRRKLMAARDGKKLRCAMDYILEAEMNGEISSDNVIYIVENINVAAIETTLWSMEWAIAELVNHPNAQQRLRKELWDVLGDEPLTETNLQRLPYLQAVAKETLRLHSPIPLLVPHMNLEEAKLGGYDIPKRTKVIVNAWWLGNNPEWWHKPEEFRPERFLDEEKEVEALVGGKVDFRFLPFGVGRRSCPGIILALPLLSLIVGKLVKDFEMVPPPGVDKIDVTEKGGQFSLQIANHSTIAFHPIAP; from the exons ATGGCGAAGTTAGCCGTCATCACCCTTGTGGCAGTTGCCTCTGCTTATGCTGCCAAGTCCTTCTTCCCCGACCTGTCGCCCTTCTTCCTctcccttcctctcctcctcctgctgCCATTCGCGTTGTTCTCTGGGTCCGGGTCTGACACCCCTCCTGGTCCCGTCTCCTTCCCCATCGTCGGCAATTGGCTCCAGGTCGGCAACGACCTCAACCACCGGAACCTGGTGGACATGGCCAAGAAGTACGGAAACGTCTTCCTGCTGCGGCTGGGCGCGCGCAACCTGGTGGTGGTGTCGGACCCGAAGCTAGCCACCGAGGTGCTCCACACTCAGGGGGTCGAGTTCGGCTCCCGGCCGCGCAACGTGGTGTGGGACATCTTCACCGACAACGGCAAGGACATGGTGTTCACGGAGTACGGCGACCACTGGCGCAAGATGCGCCGGATCATGACGCTGCCCTTCTTCACCAACAAGGTGGTGCAGCAGTACCGGGAGATGTGGGAGGAGGAGATGGACATGGTGGTGCGCGACCTCCGGGGGGACCGGGTGGCGCAGACGGAGGGGGTCGTCGTCCGCCGTCGCATGCAGCTGATGCTCTACAACATCATGTATCGGATGATGTTCGACGCCCGGTTCGAGTCGATGTCCGACCCTCTGTTCCAGCAGGCGACACGGTTCAACTCCGAGAGGAGCCGCCTGGCGCAGAGCTTCGAGTACAACTACGGCGACTTCATCCCCATCCTGAGGCCCTTCCTGAAAGGCTACTTGAACAAGTGCAGGGACCTGCAGAGCAGGAGGCTGGCCTTCTTCAACGACAACTACGTGGAGAAACGAAG AAAACTGATGGCCGCAAGAGACGGGAAAAAGCTGAGGTGCGCCATGGACTACATACTGGAGGCCGAGATGAACGGAGAAATCAGCTCAGACAACGTGATCTACATCGTGGAGAACATCAACGTTGCAG CCATAGAGACGACCTTGTGGTCGATGGAGTGGGCGATCGCAGAACTGGTGAACCATCCCAACGCCCAGCAAAGGCTCAGAAAGGAGCTGTGGGATGTGCTCGGAGATGAACCCTTGACGGAAACCAACCTACAGAGACTACCGTACCTGCAAGCAGTCGCCAAGGAGACACTCCGGCTGCACTCGCCCATACCCCTCCTCGTCCCCCACATGAACCTCGAGGAAGCCAAACTCGGGGGATACGACATCCCCAAGAGAACCAAGGTGATAGTGAACGCGTGGTGGCTGGGGAACAACCCGGAATGGTGGCACAAGCCCGAGGAGTTCCGGCCGGAGAGGTTCTTGGACGAGGAGAAGGAGGTGGAAGCACTGGTGGGCGGCAAGGTGGACTTCAGATTCCTCCCCTTTGGCGTCGGCCGGCGAAGCTGCCCCGGGATCATACTGGCATTGCCCCTGCTCTCGCTCATCGTCGGGAAGCTGGTGAAGGACTTCGAGATGGTGCCGCCGCCGGGGGTGGACAAGATCGACGTGACAGAGAAGGGAGGCCAGTTCAGCTTACAGATCGCCAACCACTCCACCATCGCCTTCCATCCGATCGCACCATGA
- the LOC135666099 gene encoding cytochrome P450 CYP73A100-like, whose amino-acid sequence MAKKYGNVFLLRLGVRNLVVVSDPKLAAEVLHTQGVEFGSRPRNVVWDIFTDNGKDMVFTEYGDHWRKMRRVMTLPFFTNKVVQQYREMWEEEMDMVVRDLRGDRVAQTEGVVVRRRLQLMLYNVMYRMMFDARFESMSDPLFQQATWFNSERSRLAQSFEYNYGDFIPILRPFLRGYLNKCRDLQRRRLAFYNDNYVEKRRILMAARDGKRLRCAMDYILEAEMNGEITSDNVIYIVENINVAAIETTLWSMEWAIAELVNHPNVQQRLRKELWDVLGDEPLMETNLQRLPYLQAVAKETLRLHSPIPLLVPHMNLEEAKLGGYDIPKRTKVIVNAWWLGNNPEWWHKPEEFRPERFLDEEKEVEALVGGKVDFRFLPFGVGRRSCPGIIVALPLLSLIVGKLVKDFEMVPPPGVDKIDVTEKGGQFSLQIVNHSTIAFHPIAP is encoded by the exons ATGGCCAAGAAGTACGGAAATGTATTCCTGCTGCGGCTGGGCGTGCGGAACCTGGTGGTGGTGTCCGACCCGAAGCTAGCCGCCGAGGTGCTCCACACTCAGGGGGTCGAGTTCGGCTCCCGGCCGCGCAACGTGGTGTGGGACATCTTCACCGACAACGGCAAGGACATGGTGTTCACGGAGTACGGCGACCACTGGCGCAAGATGCGTCGGGTCATGACGCTCCCCTTCTTCACCAACAAGGTGGTGCAGCAGTACCGGGAGATGTGGGAGGAGGAGATGGACATGGTGGTGCGCGACCTCAGGGGGGACCGAGTGGCACAAACGGAGGGGGTGGTCGTCCGCCGCCGCCTGCAGCTGATGCTCTACAACGTCATGTATCGGATGATGTTCGACGCCCGGTTCGAGTCGATGTCCGACCCACTGTTCCAGCAGGCGACGTGGTTCAACTCCGAGAGGAGCCGCTTGGCTCAGAGCTTCGAGTACAACTACGGCGACTTCATCCCCATCCTGCGGCCCTTCCTGAGAGGCTACTTGAACAAGTGCAGGGACTTACAGAGACGAAGGCTGGCCTTCTACAACGACAACTACGTAGAGAAACGAAG AATACTGATGGCCGCAAGAGACGGGAAAAGGCTGAGGTGCGCCATGGACTACATACTGGAGGCCGAGATGAACGGAGAAATCACCTCAGACAACGTGATCTACATCGTGGAGAACATCAACGTTGCAG CCATAGAGACGACCTTGTGGTCGATGGAGTGGGCGATCGCAGAACTGGTGAACCATCCCAACGTCCAGCAAAGGCTCAGAAAGGAGCTGTGGGATGTGCTCGGAGATGAACCCTTGATGGAAACCAACCTACAGAGACTACCGTACCTGCAAGCGGTCGCCAAGGAGACACTCCGGCTGCACTCGCCCATACCCCTCCTCGTCCCCCACATGAACCTCGAGGAAGCCAAGCTCGGGGGATACGACATCCCCAAGAGAACCAAGGTGATAGTGAACGCGTGGTGGCTGGGGAACAACCCGGAATGGTGGCACAAGCCCGAGGAGTTCCGGCCGGAGAGGTTCTTGGACGAGGAGAAGGAGGTGGAAGCACTGGTGGGCGGCAAGGTGGACTTCAGATTCCTCCCCTTCGGCGTCGGCCGGCGAAGCTGCCCCGGGATCATAGTGGCGCTGCCGCTGCTCTCTCTCATCGTCGGGAAGCTGGTGAAGGACTTCGAGATGGTGCCGCCGCCGGGGGTGGACAAGATCGACGTGACAGAGAAGGGAGGGCAGTTCAGCTTACAGATCGTCAACCACTCCACCATCGCCTTCCATCCGATCGCACCATGA